A region from the Sandaracinus amylolyticus genome encodes:
- a CDS encoding sugar O-acetyltransferase, whose translation MTSEREKMLAGERYDALDPELVATRERARDLCQALNATREREVDARRAILRDLFGRGGDSVWMQPPFYCDYGANIELGERVYFNFNCVVLDVCRVTIGDFTMFGPAVQILTPLHPLNAAERRVKEYGKPIEIGADVWVGGGAIILPGVRIGSRAVIGAGSIVTRDVPEGVLAAGNPCRVIRAITE comes from the coding sequence ATGACGTCCGAGCGCGAGAAGATGCTGGCCGGTGAGCGCTACGACGCGCTCGACCCCGAGCTCGTCGCGACGCGCGAGCGCGCGCGCGATCTCTGTCAGGCCCTCAACGCCACCCGCGAGCGCGAGGTCGACGCGCGCCGCGCGATCCTGCGCGATCTGTTCGGCCGCGGCGGCGACAGCGTGTGGATGCAGCCGCCGTTCTACTGCGACTACGGGGCGAACATCGAGCTCGGCGAGCGCGTTTACTTCAATTTCAATTGCGTGGTGCTCGACGTCTGCCGCGTGACGATCGGGGACTTCACGATGTTCGGCCCCGCGGTCCAGATCCTCACGCCGCTGCACCCGCTGAACGCCGCGGAGCGGCGCGTGAAGGAGTACGGCAAGCCGATCGAGATCGGCGCCGACGTGTGGGTCGGCGGCGGCGCGATCATCCTGCCCGGCGTGCGGATCGGGTCGCGCGCGGTGATCGGCGCGGGCAGCATCGTCACGCGCGACGTGCCCGAGGGCGTGCTCGCGGCAGGGAACCCCTGCCGCGTCATCCGCGCGATCACCGAGTGA